AAGTacattttaaagtgcacaattcagggcttccctggtggcgcagtggttgagagtccgcctgctgatgcaggggacaggggttcgtgccctggtctgggaagatcccacatgccgcggagcggctaggcccgtgagccatggctgctgagcctgcgcgtccggaagctgtgctccgcaatgggagaggccacagcagtgagaggcccgcataccgaaaaacaaacaaacaaacaaaagtgcgcAATTCAGTGACCTTTAGTATATCCACAACTCTGCACAACTATCACCACTCATTTCAGAACATTATTATCACCCCAgaaggaaaccccatacccattagcagtcactccctattCTTCCCTCGCCCATACCCTGGCAGGGagtactaatctactttctgtctccatggatttgcctattctggacatttagaTATAAATCGAACCATACAGTgttgtggtcctttgtgactggctcctttcactagcataattttttgtttgttttttttaaagtatataatctattctttttttaaattttttattcatttatttttggctgcattgggtcttcgttgctgctcacaggcttcctctagttgcagcgagcgagggctactctacgttgcagtgtatgggcttctcattgcggtggcttctcttgttgcagagcacaggccctaggcacacgggcttcagtagttgtgactcatgggctctagagcacaggctcagtagttgtggtgcacgggcttagttgctccacagcatgtgggatcttcctggaccagggatcaaacccatgtcccctgcactggcaggcagattcttaaccactgcgccaccagggaagtccctgcgtataatgtttttaatattcaCCCATGTGATTGGATATATCAGTAcctcattccattttatggccaaataatattccattgaatggatataccacattttgcttatcattTACCATTTAATGGAcatatgggttgtttccactttttagctgttttgaataatgctgctatgaacattcgtgtataAGCATTTGTGTGAACGtagttttcaattctcttgggtaatatatttacctaggagtagaattactaggtcatatggtaactatttttaaccttttgaggaaatgCCAGACTTTTCCAAGATACCTgcaccattttaccttcccacgAGCAATATTTGAGGTTTCCAATTTCTTCGCTTCCTTGACACCACTTGGTATTTTCCAATTTCTTGActatagccatcctaataggtgtgaatTGATCctcattgtggtttcgatttgtattttcttaatggctaatgatgttgagcatcttttcatgcacttattggccctttgtatatctttggagaagtatctatatcctttgcccactttttaattgggttgtctttttattattgagttgtaagagtgtTTCATATATTCTGTATACTATACTCTTATcggatatatgatttacaaacattttctcactttttgtgggttttgtctttttagttttttaaaatagtgttctttgaagcacaaaagtttaattttgttgaagtccaatttaactatttttctgcattaaaaaaaaccctcaaactcCTCCCATGTCAATACACATGGTCCTGTGGCATTCCTTATCTGCATGGAACTTCGTTGTGTGGAACTCTACCATAATTTATCCAAGTGCTTTTTTATTAACCAACTGTTTGTCTTTTAGTTTCTTGCTGCTACAGATAGTAGTGCAGTGACCATTCTTGAGCATATATCTTAACCTTTTTTCAAGTAACTTCATAGAGTAaattctagaagtggaattgctggatcaaagagggcatgtgtttaaaaatcttgGTAACTCTCTCAAACATTAGTATGATTGCCTGTTGCCTTCCATATACACACAACTGTATTGGCTCTGATGAGACTCTGCTTTTATGGAAAAGTTCCATTCAGAGCTGGATCattatttacttaattgttcCCCTTTATAAGCTAACTGGGATGCCTATTTTTACCCAAATATCTCTATTTCCCCACGATAAGTTCTAAGAAGTAGAACTGAGAGTTTAAAGACAGGTGCAGAGTTTTACCTACTTGACTgcttatctgtgtgtgtgtatttcccccACAGTGCCACCAAAAACTTACTACCAGTGTTGGATGTTTGACCGCTGCAGTTTCGAAGCCATTGCGAAAGCCTTAGGGGAGAAGGAGCTTCAGTACCGCTGCTGCCAGGAGAACCTGTGTAACAAAAATGACGGGACGAGTATATCAGGGAAAACAGCTCTGCTGGTCATCCTGCTGCTGGTGCCAGTCTGGAGCTTCTGTCTGTAAATCTACCCCAGGAGGGCTTCTCCTAAATCTCCTGTTTCTGTATACTCCTTATTTCCTGTGCTGCTGCATTCCAAAGGCTTTATATTTTCCAGCTGGATCCTGTTGGGAAAGACGAAAACTAGCTTGAACAAGTTAGATTAGAGAGAGGAACTCACAGGGACTCTGAAGACCAGTTCTGTTGGCAGAGAAGACCTGTTGGAGGGGAAAAGTTTGAGTGAAGTTGCATGCTTCTTACTCTGCTCTTTGCACTGACAGCTTGAGTAGATTCTCTGCAGTCCTCAGCTATTTCCCTCTGGTTCCTTGGATGTAGTTAATGTGATCAGTACTTTTTTGGGTGACTGGGGCAGGGGGCTCCTTTTCAACAGTCTCTCACAAGGCATGCTTTATTCTCGCCTTTCATGGCCCCTGTATTGCCAGGTAGGCATGGTGCATGTTCCAGGTGTGGGCTGTCAGGGACAATGAGATTCTTAATGACTGTTGTATTCTCAGCTAGAAGGTGTCTGGCTGGGAAGGAGGTAAGCTTTCCAGATGGCAGGGCACGGAAGCACAAGGTTTATCTTTAGAGAGGTACCAGAGGCTGAAACCTGAGTTTTCCTCTGTCCCTAAATTTTGTATTCTTTGCTGTCTTTCAGCAGAAAAACTCAGTAGCATAAGTTAATGGTGTGTTAAAACTATCCCTCCCACTCCCCGCCTTTTTTATTGGAATGGTAGGCTGTCTTAGTTTTGTCACACACagttaaaaattaaacacttgAATATTCTATGTTACTTGTGACTTGCAGTTATTAAGAGTGCTTATGTTAAATGTTACTGGTAGGAAAACTcttcatatgtgtgtgtataatgcaTGAATGGAAAAGGAAGAGCCTTTGGGTTTACGATTTGAGATTTCCAAATGTCATCATGAACAGTAACAGGTCTGCAGGGATGTGTTTCACCTGCTGACCTCCAGCCTGTTGGCTCCTCGCTGAGTCAGCACAGATAATGTAAAATACATCTGTAAGGGCTGTTAGCGTAATCACGAGTACTGAGGCTTTCAGAAGCGCTACCGGTTTCCTAAAAAGTGATACACCTTTTCAGGAGGACAAAGTTTTGCCTCTTGTGGGTACTGGTGAATAATTTAAGATCCAGTAGACAATGACATTTGTATGCTTACAGTCTTGGCTGTATTTAACAGCATAGTCTGACTTTTGCCGATGAGAGTGGaatttattaacattaaaaagaaccaaaaaaactcCTTGATTATGTGATCTGTTGGACAAACCAGAATGAATACTgcctttctgaaaataaaatctcaTCAAACGCATGAGTGTGGTGATTGGCCCAAAGGATAACAACATAGGTGACACGCCCAATGGTAGCAACTGAACGAAGAGATCTTGGACAGTATCAGATTTCTTCTGTTGATGCCATTACTTAAACACAGACCAATAGAGGCTTCCTCATCAAAACCTAGCATTACCTTGGTGTTCTGTGTTCCCTATTGGCTCAGAGCTTTTCCTTACATCCTCTTTAATCTTCTGTTCAAAGACAAAATACTAGGTGTGACTCTTTCCTCAATAGAACTTTTTCTGCCCAAGAAAGTACTGACCATGCCCACAGCAAAGTGGCTCATTTCATACAGTGCCTTTTAGTTCCAAGGAACAAGAACCAATTTTGACTCACTTAAGCAGAAAATGAATTTGGGGGAACTTTGAAGGGGCATTCAACCAGACTGCAAAAAACCAGTAGTTAgggagagttccctggtggtctagttgttaggattcagtgctttcactgttgtggcccaagttcaatcctgggtcagggaactgagatcccgcaagccatgcagtacagccaaaaaatttaaaacattaaaaaaaagccagaaaggagGAGTCAAAatggtggtgtgggaagatgcGGAGATAGCGTCTCCCCACAAATAGGGCATCTGCCGGCCGCTGGTGGGTACTCTGacccccaaggagatgggaggaaccccacaGTGAACCAGTAGGACGTAGGGGGAccgaggggggaggagaagtggagcaGATAAGATCAGcacccctgaggccagggagatcaggagaggcatgTGGGAGGGACTCTCCGGGAAGAGCCAGAGAGGATCAGAGGGCGATTGCCTGGCCCACTTGGAcatggggagcctgctgagctcccaggcggGTTGCCTGCCCTCCAAggctcccccatcccccacccccacccccgcccgacTGCATTGGACCTGGGGACATAGGGaagccagggagatcaggagaggcaggcgggaggggtgctcccagaccccagactggaggagcaggagaggagaggagggtgtttGCCCCGCCCACTCGagccaggaagcctgctgggctcccaggtgatgtcTGCTGCCctcagatgggggtggggggcacgcctgggccccttctgttccttgagcctaagccccacccccccacagcccccagggccttttccagccctgtgggtcctgagcataggccctgcccactgcccaaacctcacccttgattaggccccgccctccacagccaaggccttccccccctttttttcctttccctcctcttttttactattttggtactgatgtaccttccagttgttgattcatctatatttttatttttatattcttgctAACATCTGTGAGtctcctagtctaattttattttttactttgttctttctcttttttttttttttttttggtcaccccacgtggcttgcaggatcttgattTGCAAGCCTGGGGTCGGGGGCAAGcgcctgtggtgggagctctgagtccaaaccactggactaacagagaacctcagaaccCAGGGAATAGTCatcggagtgaggtctcacagagttcctcatctcagcaccaagatccagctctacccaatagcctacaaactccagtgttggaagcctcaggccaaaccagtaaaacaggaacacaatcccactcataaaaaaaaaaaaaagacagcaaaaaaatatgtcacagatgaaggagcaaggtaaaaacctacaagaccaaataaatgaagaggaaataggcaatctacctgaaaaggaattcagagtaatgatagtaaagatgatccaaaatctcagaatgagaaatacaagaagtgtttaacaaagatctagaagaactaaagaacaaacagatgaacaacacaataattaaaatgaaaaatacactagaagaaatcaataatgGAGGCaatagaacaaataagtgagctggaagacaaaatggtggaaataactgccgaggagcagaataaagaaaaaagaatgaaaagaattgaagacaatctcagagacctctgggataacactaaatgcaccaacattcgaattataggggtcccagaagaagaagagaaaaagaaagggtctgagaaaatatttgaagagattacagtggaaaacttccctaacgtgggaaa
This region of Mesoplodon densirostris isolate mMesDen1 chromosome 7, mMesDen1 primary haplotype, whole genome shotgun sequence genomic DNA includes:
- the CD59 gene encoding CD59 glycoprotein — protein: MGSKGGFILLGLLFSLAVVCHVGHSLQCYSCVNPANGCNTAVNCSHNQDTCLIVKAVPPKTYYQCWMFDRCSFEAIAKALGEKELQYRCCQENLCNKNDGTSISGKTALLVILLLVPVWSFCL